AGATTCGGATTGAACTACATCAAGCTGGACGGCACCGTGGGATGCATGGTCAACGGGGCCGGCTTGGCCATGGCGACCATGGATCTTGTGAAGCTTGTCGGCGGCGAGCCGGCCAACTTTCTGGACGTCGGTGGGGGCGCCAGCGCCGAACAGATCGAACAGGCGTTTCGCATCCTGATCTCGGATCGGTCCGTAAGCGTGGTGCTTATCAATATCTTCGGGGGGATTCTCAGGTGCGAACGGTTGGCGGAGGGGGTGATTCAGGCGGTTCGTTCCCTCCAGGTGACATTGCCGATCGTGGTCCGAATGGAGGGGACCAATGTAGACCAAGGCAAGCGTATGCTGGCTGAGTCCGGCCTGAATTTTATCACTGCGGACGGGATGCAGGAAGCCGCCGAAAAGGCAGTGCGCGCCGCAAAAAACAGAGCCGATAGCTGGTCACGTGAACGATGAGTATTCTCGTAGATCAGCAGACGCGCGTGGTGGTGCAGGGGGTCACCGGTAAGGAAGGGACGTTTCACGCCCTGGCGTGTCGTGAGTACGGGACCCGCGTGGTCGCAGGTGTGACCCCAGGCAAAGGGGGCATATGCCACGAGGGGATTCCTATCTTTGATACCGTGCGCGAGGCTGTGGACAAAGAGGGCGCTAATACCGCCCTGATTTTTGTCCCCGCCGCCTTCGCCGCTGAGGCCATTCTGGAGGCGATCGATGCGGCGATCCCGCTGGTGGTGTGTATTACGGAGGGGATTCCGATCCTCGATATGGTGTGGGTAACCCGCATCCTCCGCGGGTCAGCCACCCGCCTGGTTGGCCCGAACTGTCCAGGGATCATCTCTCCGGGCAAGGCCAAGCTGGGGATTATGCCAGGGCACATCCACAAGCCCGGGAAGGTCGGTGTGATTTCACGGAGCGGGACGCTGACCTATGAGGCGGTGGATCAGCTTACCCGTCTGGGCCTTGGTCAGTCCACCTGTATCGGGATCGGTGGAGATCCAATTATCGGCACCAGCTTCGTCGATTGTCTGGCGCTTTTTGAAAACGACGGAGCAACTGAGGCCATTCTGATGATCGGTGAGATCGGCGGGAGTGCGGAAGAAGAGGCGGCAGCCTTCATTGAGCGTCAGGTATCCAAACCGGTCATCGCCTACATCGCCGGGCTTGCAGCCCCTCCCGAGCGACGGATGGGCCATGCAGGGGCGATCATTTCCGGTGGACGAGGAACGGCAACAGAGAAGATCTCAGCCCTTCGGCGCGCCGGTATCGCTGTGGTGCACAACCCGGCAGAGATCGGAGCTGCTGTCAAAGAAGCCATCAGTTCCCAACTGATAGCTGATAGCTAACAGCCGTCAGCTCTTCATCATGGAGTGACAACATGGAGCAAACCCTAGTCATTGTGAAACCGGATGCGGTAGCCAAGAGCCTTATCGGTGAGGTCATTCGGCGGCTTGAGGCGGAAGGACTGGTAGTGTGCGGGTTGAAGATGGTCTGGTTGGCGCAGAAAGAGGCAGAGGGGTTCTATCAGGTGCACCGGCGCCAACCGTTCTTTGAGAGCCTCACACGTTTTATGGCTTCTGGACCCTGTGTAGCGATGGTTCTCGAGGGGGAAGGGGCGATAGGGCGTGTTCGGACGCTTATGGGCGCCACCGACCCGCTCAAGGCCGCAGAGGGGACGTTGCGACGGAGCTTTGCCGCCAGCATTGAGAGGAACGTTGTGCATGGCTCCGACTCGGCCGCATCAGCGGCCTCTGAAATCCCGTACTTTTTCAATCGATTGGAGATCCTTCCTTCGATGGAGAGGGGGGAAATATCTGCGGGGTGAACTGCAATTGACGGTCGTTCCACCGGGAAATTCCTTGACTTGAGAGTAGTGGCCTAGTAGAATGCGACTGGGTTTGATGGAGTGTGTGCAATGATCGTGGAGCGGTCACAGATTCCTCCGGAAGGGTTAGATCTTGAACTGTGCGAAGAGCCCTGCTGGGAGGGAGTCGAAGGGTTATGGCTGTCACTTGCTCCGGTTGAAGCCTCATTTCATCTGGAGCGGGAGGCCACCGGTATTCTTGTGAGCGGAACATTCTCAACAACGGCAGGCGTACTGTGCAGCCGATGCTCCGAGCCCGTGTCTGTTCCCATCTCCGATTCGTTCGCGATGCTGTATACGGAAGCCAGTGAAGTGTTCCGCGCCGAGGAGATCGAACTCAGCGCTGCCGAGATGGATGTCGATGTCATGCAAGAAGATCGCCTTGACCTGACGAAGCTGTTGCGGGAGAATGTCCTGCTGAACTTGCCGCTTCAGCCCCTTTGTCGGGCCGAATGCCGCGGCCTTTGTCCCCATTGTGGGGTCAACCTGAACGAGAACTCGTGTCGGTGCGACGTTCAGGAAGGCGATCCAAGGCTTGCTCCCCTTCAACATTTACGCTAGCCCACTGAAGTCCAGGAGGATGAACGATGCCCCTTCCAAAACGTCGTCACAGTAATACGCGGACGCGAACACGACGCTCCCATCACGCCCTCACTCCACCTGCTCTCTCTGAGTGTCCCAACTGTCATGAGCGGAAACTGCCTCATCGTGCGTGCCCCGCCTGTGGCTATTATCGTGGCCGGGAGGTTGTGAAGCGAGAGGAGGTCTAACCTCTCGCTCCCGATAGGCGAACAGGTATGGGAACCCGTGTAGCCCTTGACGCGATGGGCGGCGACCGTGGCCCTATGGTCACTGTTGAGGGCGCAGTGGCTGCCGCTCGTGAGCTCAATCTGTCCGTCTTGCTGGTCGGGAACGAAGAGGAACTCAGCCGGACGCTCGATCAGCATGCTACCAACGGCCTTGGTATTACGATCCGACACGCCCCTGAGGCGGTCGGGATGCAAGAATCCCCTTCTGCCGCCTTACGAAAAAAGAAGCAGTCCTCCATCCGAGTGGGCTTGGAACTCGTCAAGAATGGGGAGGCCGATGCCTTTATCAGCGCCGGGAATACGGGTGCAGTGATGGCCACCGCGCTGGTCACCCTGGGTCCGCTTCCTGGCGTTGAGCGTCCCGCCATCGCCCTCATCGTTCCAACGTTGAAAGGTCGGTCGCTCCTATTGGATGTCGGCGCCAATGCGGATTGTAAAGCGCGGCATCTCCTGCAGTTTGCTATTATGGGGGATGTCTATGCGCGTCAAATCATGGGGAAGCTATCGCCTACCGTCGGCCTCCTGAGCATCGGGGAGGAGGAGAGCAAGGGGAACGAGCTGACTCGAGAGGCCTTCAGGGGGCTCGAAGAGGAGCAGTCCCTTAACTTCATCGGAAACGTCGAGGGCCGTGAGGTTCTCATGGGGACAGCCGATATCATCGTCTGTGATGGCTTCACCGGCAACATTGCCTTGAAGATCATTGAGGGCGCCGCGGAGTTTTTTACGCTCTTACTCAAGGAAGAGTTGGCGAAGGGGTTGGCGGGGATGGCCGGTGCCTTATTGGCGCGAGGCGCATTTAAGCGCTTCAAGAAGCTGGTTGACTACACAGAGTACGGCGGCGCGCCGTTGCTGGGGGTTCGAGGGGTCTGTATCATCTGCCACGGCCGATCGACCGCCAAGGCGATCAAGAATGCGATCCGGGCGGCCGCAGAATGCGTAGAGAACAGGGTGATCGAGCATATCACAGAAGGGATTGCGATCAGTTAACGAGAGGACGCATGTGATGTACGGCAGCAGGATTGCCGGCACAGGAGCCTCGGTTCCGGATCGGGTGCTGACCAATGAGGAACTGGAGCAGATGGTCAGTACGAGCGATGAGTGGATTGTCACCCGAACGGGGATATCGGAGCGGCGAATCGCCTCCGACGATCAGGCGACCTCGGACCTCGCCGAGGGGGCGGCTCGACGCGCCCTT
This genomic window from Candidatus Methylomirabilota bacterium contains:
- the sucC gene encoding succinate--CoA ligase subunit beta (catalyzes the interconversion of succinyl-CoA and succinate), which translates into the protein RFGLNYIKLDGTVGCMVNGAGLAMATMDLVKLVGGEPANFLDVGGGASAEQIEQAFRILISDRSVSVVLINIFGGILRCERLAEGVIQAVRSLQVTLPIVVRMEGTNVDQGKRMLAESGLNFITADGMQEAAEKAVRAAKNRADSWSRER
- the sucD gene encoding succinate--CoA ligase subunit alpha, which encodes MSILVDQQTRVVVQGVTGKEGTFHALACREYGTRVVAGVTPGKGGICHEGIPIFDTVREAVDKEGANTALIFVPAAFAAEAILEAIDAAIPLVVCITEGIPILDMVWVTRILRGSATRLVGPNCPGIISPGKAKLGIMPGHIHKPGKVGVISRSGTLTYEAVDQLTRLGLGQSTCIGIGGDPIIGTSFVDCLALFENDGATEAILMIGEIGGSAEEEAAAFIERQVSKPVIAYIAGLAAPPERRMGHAGAIISGGRGTATEKISALRRAGIAVVHNPAEIGAAVKEAISSQLIADS
- a CDS encoding DUF177 domain-containing protein, yielding MIVERSQIPPEGLDLELCEEPCWEGVEGLWLSLAPVEASFHLEREATGILVSGTFSTTAGVLCSRCSEPVSVPISDSFAMLYTEASEVFRAEEIELSAAEMDVDVMQEDRLDLTKLLRENVLLNLPLQPLCRAECRGLCPHCGVNLNENSCRCDVQEGDPRLAPLQHLR
- the plsX gene encoding phosphate acyltransferase PlsX; this encodes MGTRVALDAMGGDRGPMVTVEGAVAAARELNLSVLLVGNEEELSRTLDQHATNGLGITIRHAPEAVGMQESPSAALRKKKQSSIRVGLELVKNGEADAFISAGNTGAVMATALVTLGPLPGVERPAIALIVPTLKGRSLLLDVGANADCKARHLLQFAIMGDVYARQIMGKLSPTVGLLSIGEEESKGNELTREAFRGLEEEQSLNFIGNVEGREVLMGTADIIVCDGFTGNIALKIIEGAAEFFTLLLKEELAKGLAGMAGALLARGAFKRFKKLVDYTEYGGAPLLGVRGVCIICHGRSTAKAIKNAIRAAAECVENRVIEHITEGIAIS
- the rpmF gene encoding 50S ribosomal protein L32 translates to MPLPKRRHSNTRTRTRRSHHALTPPALSECPNCHERKLPHRACPACGYYRGREVVKREEV
- the ndk gene encoding nucleoside-diphosphate kinase codes for the protein MEQTLVIVKPDAVAKSLIGEVIRRLEAEGLVVCGLKMVWLAQKEAEGFYQVHRRQPFFESLTRFMASGPCVAMVLEGEGAIGRVRTLMGATDPLKAAEGTLRRSFAASIERNVVHGSDSAASAASEIPYFFNRLEILPSMERGEISAG